One Maribacter sp. HTCC2170 genomic window, CAATTTGGTACTGAACTTTCAACAATTGGTCCAACAGCCAGTATTTCAGAAACATTTACAAATTTAATTCCAGGAATTTATACGGTTGTTACCCTCGATGCTCTGGGATGTAGAGATGAGGATACAGTAACTGTTACCCAATCAACTGTGACGGTGGTTCCTGATCCCGTTGTTCCAGTATGTAATATTGCAGGATTTAGTAACACCATTGAAATATTCGGTGGAACTGGGCCTTTCTTGATACGTCTTGAAAATGATCCATTGCCACCTGTATCTCCAAATTTGCCACCGAGAAGACATACATTTACTGGTCTTCAGTATGGCGTTACTTATACAGTTGAGGTTACTGATACTGCAGGTGATCCTAATCCTGCAAATTGGTGTGTGTATTTAGTGGAAATTCCCCCGGTAGATGGGCCAGGATTGGACGTAACTGCTGTATCAACACCAGGTTTCTGTGATGTAAACAGAAATGGGGAAATAACATATACAGTAACAGGATTCGCTCCAGGCGATAACATACAAATAGATTTATTAAACAATGACGACGGATCAATCACTCCGATTGAAACAATATCTCCGGGTGCTGATCCCTATGCAAATACTTATTTAACCTTACCAGGTGATTACCAAATCATTGTAACCAATTTAACAGATACTTGTACAGATGCCACAGGAATAATAATAGATCAAAACTTGCCATCTATTGACATTTTGAATTTGACACCAGCGAATTGTAATGCCAATGGTTCAATTACTGTTCAAGGAAATGGAGGAGCTGGAGGACCATATACGTTTGCGTTTATGGATGCCGGAACCCCACCAACGCCAGGTGATTATGATACAGTCACAACCTTTTTTGGGCCTCCAGGAAATTATGACGTTTATGTTCAGGATAATAGCGGTTGTACTTCGTTTGCAATAGCTGAAATTATCCCATTGGATCCACCATTACCTGTACCAGATATAGCAGTGGACAACCAGTGTGATGTATCCGCTCCTCTATTTGATATTACTGTAAGTATGCCATTAACTGTTGATACCCCTAGGTTTACTTTAGGAGGTGTTACATTAACAACCAATCCAGCTACGTTCCAAGTAAGTAGCCCTGGTAGTTATATAGTAGATGTAGTTGATGCTGATGGCTGTACTAGTCAAGGTACGGCTGACGTTTACGATTTTTTATCAGCTTCTGGAAGTTTTACCACAGAGACAACATGTAACAACAATGATGGTGAAATTACAATTTACCCTGTCGGAGGTAGTGGTGATTTTGATTTTGACTTAACAGGTAACGATCATTTAGGAAATCCTGTTACAATTTCACAAACAAACGACCCTGTTTTTTCCAATATGCTTCCAGGTACTTATCAAGTTCTTGTGACTGATAACTTGGTGACTGATGGTGTTAGTAATTGTACATTTATAGTAAGTAATATCACTTTGGATGCTGCTATTGTACCTGTAATATTACCTACAGTTCCTCAAGATGTCACTTGTAATGGGGATAGTGATGGTAGTATTGACATTGTTTTACAAGGAGGAACTGATGCGGATAGTCCTATAAGTTATCAATTGGTTGATTTTGTTTCTAGGGCTCCTATAGCAAATAACAATTCAGGTTCATTCCCTAATTTAAGTCCCGGCAGCTATGAAGTTGAAGTTCTTTCTGCCAGAAATTGTTCGGCCTTATCAGGTGAATTGGTTGTAGGGGAGCCAGCGGCATTCTCAATAAACGCAAGTGCCCCTCCATTCGCATGTGAATCTGGTGCAAATAGATATAGTTCAACAATAATAACTGTTGGTATCGTTGATCCAGGTACTGTTGGCAGTGGTTATCAATATAGTATAACAGGTTTTTCTAATTATCAAACTTCAAATACGTTTGAAGTTGTGGACAATGGTGCCACTCAAAATATTACAGTATATGCTATTGACGGTAATGGCTGTCAATCAACGTTTGTCTTACCAGCTCTAACCCCTCCAACTGGAGTAACTTCAGCAATTATAGAGAATGACCTATTAAACTGTACGGATGATGAGCGCGTAAGAATCGAAGTAACTGGTACTTCTGATTTCACAGTCACCACTGTATCTGCAGTTCCTGTGGCACCCGTAACAAATGCTGTTGGAGTTTCTTATGTTGATGTTTATTTGCCAGCAACAGGTGATTATATTTTTGAAATAAACGACAATTCTGGCGGTTGTATATATCCTATGCCAGTACATACGGTAATTGACCCTATAGATCCTACAGTTGTAATTAGTGAGGCAAAAGCAGTGTCTTGTTTTGTGCCTGGTGATGATGGCGAAATGTTCATTGAAGTTACTGATTATATCGGGGTATATACCTATAATGTCTATAGTAGCAGTGACCCAACAAAAACAACAATTTTAGCCACAGGTAGTTTTGACACCAATAATTTCCCAGATATTAACGGTGACCCCGCTCGAATCACGGGTCTTACAGGAGGTAATTTTTTCGTGGAGGTAATATCAGATGCTGTCCCATTTTGTACAGGAGATAGTAATTCTGCTACAATACGAACGCCTAATGGAGCCTTACAAGTAGATGCTATAGAAATAGGAAATACGGGTTGTAATGATGATACAGGAAAAATTGAGGCAACCGGTCAAGGTGGTTGGGATGGTTCAGCCTATGAGTATAGACTATTGGTCAGTTCGGATGGTGGTATTACCTATCCAACAGAGGTAGTAGCATTCTCAAACACCAATGAATTTGATACATTGCCAAGTGGAGATTATCAGGTTGAGATTAGAGATGTTGAAGGGTGTACGGATACTTTTGAAATAAATCTACCCCCTGTACTACAAATTGATGCTGGAATTCGTGAGCCTTTGGCTTTACAATGTCCTGGAGGTAACAATGCGGTTTTAGAGGCTTATGATCCAACAACAGGAGATGCCTCAACTGCAATAGCTGGTGCCACTGGTGGTTATCCAGGTGCTGGTTATAATTATCGATTATTGTATTTGAACAGTAATAACAATACTGATATAACTTCTACAAGTGGTTTACAGAATACCCCAACTTTTGTTGGTGCCAGTGGTGGGTTTATCAGTGAAGGTTGGTATGCCATAGAAGTTTCATCAAGTTTTGATTGTTTGTTCGTGACTGAGGCATATTATGTTGATCCTCCGCCACCAGTTGAACCTAAGCTGGTACAGACCCGTGTTCCTGGTTGTGGTGGTCTTGGTGAAATGCGATTGACAATAGAAAACCCAGACCCGTTGTTTACCTATGAATATCTTGCTTTGGAGAATGGTGTTACAATAGGTACATATACAGATATGACTGGTACATCGCAGTTGTTCCCGGGTAATTCAGGAATTACCTATCAATTTGATGTAAGAAAGAAAAACGCTCTGAACGTCTGTCCTGCAGTAACTTCGAATGGTATTACTATGACTGATGCTTCCGGTTTGTCTTTATTGCCAAACTCACCAGTGGATCCCATTTCTTGTGCGTCTGAACTGGATGGAAGAATAGAGTCATTTACCAATGGTGGTGTTGGGAACAATGTTTTCACACTTTATATAGGTCAGCCAACAGATGGTTTTAACCCTGGTACTGCCACTGTATTTAGAGGATCTCAAGACCACGGTACATTCGAGGGTCTTCCTGAAGGTACTGATTATTGGGTAGGGGTTACCAGTGGTGTGACTTGTGAGGCTATCGATGGTCCATTCTCAGTAATTCGACCAGAGCCCATTCTTTTTACTTCAGATGCGGCACCGGTTACATGTAACGGACAGGAAGATGGTTCTATAACTTTAGAAGTAACTAGTGGTGGCGTAGGATTGATTCAGTTTGCGATAGAACCACATTTCAACGAATTTTTTAGTGATCCTTTAACGCCTGGCGTATATACATTTGAAGACTTGGCGGCCGGCGACTATGAGGTTTTGATTCAGGATGAGAATGGTTGTTTTGAGAAAGATGTACTTACGGTCAGTGAACCAGATGAGGTGACAATTACAAATGTTTCCACGACGCCAGAAACTTGTATAGGTTTCGCTGATGGGACGGCACAACTAACTGTAACCGGAGGAACACCATTTGTAGATCCAATTACCTCGGCAACGTATTATGAGACTATGTTGATTGGTCCCAACTCTGACGGTAGTGAGGTATTTGTTAGAAATGACAACTTGTTTTTTGATAATCTTATTGGAGGTGAAACATATATTGTGTTTGTTCAAGATGCTTATTTATGTGGGGACGATGAATTGATTCCAATAATGATCGGTGTGGATTTAACAGCCGAAGCTCCTGTACAATATGGTTGTGAAGGCATATTTCCGAATAGTACTGTGAATGTTGAAATGCAGGATACCAGTTTACTCCCTAGGTTATTGTTTTCTTTGGATGTAGATGATATTTCACTTGCGGATACAGAAACAACATGGGGTGATTTACCGCCAGGAGATCACACAATTTATATTTACCATGAGAATGGATGTAATAATTCCGTCGACTTCACGATTGATCCTTATGACCCGTTAACCATAAGTGCAGTGAAAACTGGACCTAACGAATTGACTGCTTCTGCAGCGGGCGGATATGGCGGATATGAGTATTTCTTCCAAGGTGAATCCTATGGTAGTGAAACTATCTACACAACTAATGAAAGTACAACTGTTACTGTTCGTGTGGTGGATCAAAATGGATGTGTGGCAGAAGTAAGGGTTCCATTTGAATTTACTGGTATGTTAGAGATACCTAATTTCTTCACTCCCGATGGTGACAACGAAAACGACGTGTGGTCTCCAAAGAATAGGGATTTCTTCCCAAATATAGAGGTGAAAATCTATGACCGTTATGGGCGGGTAGTTGCCATTTTGGACCAGGTTAAAAACTGGGATGGAAATTATGATGGAAGCCCTGTTCCAACGGGTGATTATTGGTATGTTGTAAATGCAAACGACAAAAGTCAAATCAGATATGTTGGGCATTTTACCCTCTATAGATAATTAAGAATTAACAATTTAAAAAACCGATGTAGATTCGTTCTCATCGGTTTTTTAATTCTATCTTCATTTCAAATTCTTAATTATTAAATCATTTATGGTTCGGAGCTTATTACTCGTATTTTGTTTAGTTGGTCTCAATGAGTGTTTGGCTCAAAAAGAACCAATACTAATAGAGGGCAAATTGGAAACAAAGGTTTCCGAGACCTTTAATTATTACCTGTACTTTCCTGAAGATTATGAAAAAAAGAATCAAGAGAAGTTTCCACTGCTATTGTTTCTTCATGGGGGAGGTGAATCAGGTGAAAGCTTGGATATGATGAATAAAAATGGCCCACCAAAACTTATTAAAGACGGTAAAGATTTTCCATTTTTAATATTGGCCCCTCAAAACCCTCATAAGAAGAAGTGGTGGAATACAAGAGCAGTCATACAATTATTGGACTCTGTTGTGGCCCATAATCGTGTTGATGTTAAAAGAATTTATTTGACAGGATTGAGCAGGGGAGGGGGCGCAGTTTGGGAAATGGCCGTACAGTACCCAAGTAAATTTGCCGCTATGGCCGTTGTTTGCGGTATGGCGCCATTACCTTATGCTAACTGGATTAATAAAAAATTGCCAATATGGGTCTTTCATGGGGATCAGGATAAGGTAATTCCCATTTCTGAATCTACTAACATGGTAGATAAGTTAAGACATATGGGATACAAGGTGGAGTTTACGATTTATGAGGGAGTAGGCCATAATTCATGGGAGAATGCCTATGATACGGAAGAGTTGTATACTTGGTTTATGAAGCAAAAACAACAATAAGAGATGAGTTATAAGATGTATGTTTTTCATAGTCTAATGACAATTTAGTGTAGATCACTGCTACTTTTTATTTTTAATTTTATTGGTATTAAAAAATTAGCTGCAATGAGAAATAAAGTGCTTGGTGTTGGGTTGTTGACCCTATTGATAATTGGGCTGTGTATAGGTTGTGCTGGCAAGCAGTTTCCTCCAGATGATAATGAATACTCAGATCAGATTAGATTAAACCAAATTGGTTATTACCCTAATGCAGTTAAAAAAGCAGTTATTGTTGAGGTAAAAGGAGCAACTGATTTTAGTATAGTGGATAGGAAAACGATGTATTCTGTTTTTGAAGGAAAATTATCAGAGCAAATTTCATGGGAGCTTTCAGGGGAGAAAGTGCAAATAGCAAATTTTAGTGACTTAACCAAGACAGGTAAATACATTTTGTATATAGATTGTTTAGGTTATTCCTATCCTTTCGAAATAAGAAATAATGTGCTTGACCAAGTTTTTTTAGGTTCGGTGAAAGCAATGTATTATCAAAGAATGAGCACCCCTTTAGAGGAGGAATTTGCAGGTAAATGGCATAGACCAATGGCACATCCTGATGATAATGTTTCTTATCATCCTTCAAGCGGCAGGAATGAAGGTTTTTTAAATTCTCCAGGAGGTTGGTATGATGCAGGAGACTATAACAAATATGTAGTTAATGGTAGCTTTCCTTTGGGGCAATTTTTGTCTTTTCATGAACAATACCCAAATACTTTAAAAGATAATAGTCTAAATATTCCAGAGAGTGGAAACGGTACAAGTGACTATTTGGATGAACTCAAATATGAGATGGATTGGTTATTGACCATGCAGGATGATGATGGAGGCCTCTTTCATAAATTAACCGCATTGAACTTTCAGGGAATGGTGATGCCACATGAGGCAACTGCAAAACGTTATGTTGTTGGGAAAGGCACCGCAGCTTCCCTTGATTTCTCTGCTTGTGCGGCAAAAGCCTATAGGGTTTTTAAGGAGATTGACGCTAATTATGCCCATAAGTGTTTAGAAGCCTCGAAGAGAGCATATGCATGGGCTTTAGAAAATCCGGATGTGGAATATTTAAACCCTGAAATTGTATCCACAGGGCAATATGGGGACAAAGATTTTCTCGATGAATGGTTTTGGGCAAATGCTGAACTTTATATTTCAACAGGAGAGAATGAATATTTAAAAAAGCTAACTGAAAGCGATTTTAATTTTGAATTTGTACCAGGTGATAACTGGACTAAATTCATGCGATTTATGGGAATGTTCGCGCTATTGGACAATAAGGAAACCTTATCATCTCAGATTTTTGAAAGCCTTAAAAAAGGAATTATATTGGAAGCAGATAAACTCGTGGAACGAAGTAATTCTTTGGCGTATTTTCAACCACTTGATGATTTTCAATGGGGGTCAAATAGTGATGTCTTGAATGCTGCTATAATTATCGCGAATGCATATAGGTTGAACCCCAAACCAGATTATTTAATTGCCGTACAACAAGCAGCGGATTATGTTTTGGGAGCGAATGCAACAGGTTTTAGTTTTGTAACGGGGTATGGTCATAAAACGCCCATGTTTATTCATCATAGGCAAAGTGAAGCAGACGGTATAGACGAGCCAATACCAGGGTTAATAGCGGGTGGTCCAAATTTTGGTAAGCAAGATGTGGCAGACGGAGTTGTTTATCCTGAAAATGCACCGCCAATGAAAAGTTGGGTTGATCAAGAACCCAGTTATGCGAGTAATGAGATTTGTATTAATTGGAATTCTCCATTGTCCTATATACTTGGGTTTTTGGAAAATGAATCAAAATAAGAAGTAATGGTAAGTTCAGTAAGAGTTAAGTTGTTTTTTATTTCATTTCTGATATTTGGTTTTTCAGGTGTAATTAAGGCTTCATCAGAAAATAATGAAGACCCAGTTAATCCTAAAAAAAAGAAACCTAGGAATGTCATTTTTATACTAACTGATGACCATAGGTACGATTATATGGGGTTTACCGGCAAAGTTCCTTGGTTAGAAACACCTAACATGGATAAATTGGCTCAAGAGGGAGCTTATTTGCCCAATACATTTGTAACAACATCACTTTGTTCACCTAGTAGGGCATCTATCTTAACTGGTCAATATTCACATTCACATACCATAGTGGATAATCAAGCTCCAGACCCAGGTGATTTGACCTATTTTCCTGAATATTTGGAAAAATCAGGCTATCAAACAGGTTTTTTTGGTAAATGGCATATGGGAAGTCATGGTGATGAACCGCAACCCGGTTTTACCCATTGGGAAAGTTTTCCCGGTCAAGGGGTCTATTACAATCCAACTTTGAATATCAATGGGGAAAGGGTTTCTTATAAGGATTCCACTTATATTACAGATTTACTTACGGAGCATACAATTGATTGGTTAAAAAAAAGAGATAAGGACAAGCCATTTTTTGCTTACTTATCCCATAAAGCAGTTCATGCCGGCTTTAAACCTGCACGCAGACATAAAGGAAAGTATAAAGGTAAACGTATTGCATTGCCCGCAACTTATGACCAAACGAAAACGGGGGCATATAGAGATTTAAAATGGCCACAATGGGTTGCTGACCAGCGCATTAGTTGGCATGGAGTGGATTATATGTACCATGATAACAGGGATATTCATGAAATGGTTGTTGATTATTGCGAAACACTTTTAGGAGTTGATGAGAGTGTGGGAGCCATCATGGATTATTTAAAGAAGGAAGGCCTGGATGAGTCCACAATGGTAATTTACATGGGTGACAATGGGTTTAGTTGGGGTGAACATGGGTTGATAGATAAACGACATTTTTATGAAGAATCGGTAAAAGTGCCTTTATTAGTGAGATGTCCAGAATTGTTTGATGGTGGAGGTACTCCTGCTCAAATGGTTCAAAACATTGATATTGCACCAACTATTTTGGCCGAAGCGGGTATTGAAAAGCCAAAGAATATGCCGGGTGTTTCATTTACTCCTATTTTAACAGGCGAGGATAACATGAAAATTCGTAAAGAGGTTTTTTATGAATACTACTGGGAGTATGATTTTCCAATGACGCCCACCGTTTTTGGCATGCGAACAGATCAATACAAATACATAAAATATCACGGTATTTGGGATCGGAATGAACTTTACGATCTTAAAAATGACCCCGATGAAATGTACAACCTCATTGCGGATCCAGACAAGCAAGATATTGCAAAATCAATGTCTACAGCCATCTATGATTGGATGCAGGAAACTAATGGTATGAATATTCCGTTAAAAAGAACGGTCAAATACCGTTTTGGAGATTACAAGCACAAAAATGAGCATTAATAGCAAATCAATGTCGTAAAATTCTTTACTACTAATTAACCTGTATCAATTGCAGATAATTACTGTTTTTGGTGACCAATAGATGATCTTGTCCATTAATTGAAATTTTGGACATGTCCTTTACATCACCCGGAGCATAGAAACCACTTTCTAAAGCTCGAATAGGCTTAAAGGTCCCATCGCCTTTTCCTTTTAAGAAAAGACCGTTAGAAGCATCGTTTCGAGGAGTTTCAACCTCTGAACTATAAAGGTTTTCTACTACATCTACATCCAAAATAGCAAATAGGTTAAAATCTAACAGGGTAAACGGAGTGTTATAGAAAAATCTTACTCCAGTGAGGGGCTAAGCCCTTTAAATTGTTAGGAATCTTGTTTTTGTTTTTTGCATACAATGACAATCTTACTTTCTTTGTAATCCTTTGTGAAAAACAAAAAAGAATCTCCCCCATCTTTAATTTTTGATTTTCGTCTTATCTGGGCTACACTTTCAGGGAAGTTTCTACATGTGATATTGGCCTTAGCTCCGGAAAAACCCCTTAAGTTCTTTTTGTGGTACTTAAGTATCTCTAGAATTTTAAATGTTCTTCCTGGGAACTGGATCAGTTTATTTGATGTATATAAGTGAGAGTGTTCATGGAGTTTGCTTATTTTGAAATCATTTGAAAGCAACTTGAACGCTCCTGATTTTAGGATAGCGACATTTGGCTCGTATAGATAATTCAGGGGTTTTTCTGTAGACAGTGAAGTATTCTTTTCTTCTGACCAATTGAAATCATACCTTTCTTCCAATTCTTTTTTTAGATTGATTGTGTGAATTCTAACCTCGCCTAAATAATCATGTTGTAGCACCCAAAGCAGTTCTTTAACCTCATTGTTCAAAGCCACAATGTGCACTTCTTTGACATTCTTGAGCTGTTTTAGTCCGTTTGAGATGTCTAAAAGGGGAGATGTTTTGATCAATATGTTTTTAGATTTTTCAAAACAAAGCGGAAGGTGTTCAATAATATTGGGGGTGCAATCGGACAAAAGAAATACCTTTCCTTTGCTTTCTGACCTTCGAGAAGGGTCTAGATAAATCCATTCAAAAGAGGCATTTGATTGCTCTAGAAAATCAATCCCG contains:
- a CDS encoding T9SS type B sorting domain-containing protein, which translates into the protein MLPKSPRHILYALLLVLFSAVCTSAIANTDYNVLAGITEAISNSISKETSSSEKKESDIARSVSNSKNQNQGNSALAMPMFMTIIQGADEEVGCTNDGSTVARFNLCGDSDDRVVSLSGGPFGSVSWEILGGSCSEDVNEDCPETLNSCYTQVSTAQNFTIDASTIPSTTGAEFRVRVNGSGAYYYFKVKKSTITQTYVKEDFICGVPGRIQITNLSSAYEFNITGGVGPWQGPIFDNLSPGTYNILARLQNTPNTCEYPYEPITIDQLDIDIDVTFTDAQCSGDTGTITVAANNVPGPYKYTLLDSSGVAQEFTAFIPDNPYTFSAVGFGTYIVQVETQQCTGDPLNGIDPPRQNVDTGGNPIVIGNGLSPLDASTEVNSSFGCSTITDVDITVNTSGGSAPYTFTVNGGPSQPSYAGTTIYTVTTAGTYDFLITDSNGCTITASSNVEDLLPPDVTVNGIDGTCSNGGAKINFNINDARGYNLSFRVRSADPWVTTPQISVPAIPTGTLYDEIEVRYQQGGFECTMTLPDVTVSSVGAISGTAIKIADRTCDGSGGEIGGQIDFVGPFTGGSGSGYVFSIDGLNFTGTTSYTNLSAGTYTPIIEDGGGCRLELTPITIVDTDPPTNLDFAQSNINCAAGTSDVQLTPTGNFAITNYSVISPVVINNGASDTFIGLSTNTTYVFQITDTNNCTYTESFIPAQISSIRARVKSGGDLRVCNGAVDGSGAFLIDGFANNYTWDINSGLFSGGPQSTGEVVLPASGAGTYTITVTDADTGCTDTASFDIQEAAVLTLGGTVTPMTCDNGNIGRVRANAAGGWGTNRYTLEYPSGITVGPKSGRNFGNLTEASSPGNPYILSVEDAEGCTATFNFDLTPLTAPTVSLDAGASDFCFVPGTGATIAVTSTAGSAPLGSHQYRINGGSLQASPVFTGLAPGTYSIEVEDGNSCSDTVSITVRPQLRVYTNVVTEIPCGGSPGQIRVLVAGGYTAGAGTKQYEVSSDNGATFSAPFPLTSTNFLHDTTTPGDYIFRVVDNEGCTADSSPVTLDPPIAIDPATVMVTPASCGQTDNGIMVITPDALSGVAPYTISFDGGPYTSQTVYSNLNAGQTYTYQVRDARGCETIIDSETIPTDVTPAPDATVSEIVATCSAGIVEGGIQVSSVVGGTADFTYILQDQFGTELSTIGPTASISETFTNLIPGIYTVVTLDALGCRDEDTVTVTQSTVTVVPDPVVPVCNIAGFSNTIEIFGGTGPFLIRLENDPLPPVSPNLPPRRHTFTGLQYGVTYTVEVTDTAGDPNPANWCVYLVEIPPVDGPGLDVTAVSTPGFCDVNRNGEITYTVTGFAPGDNIQIDLLNNDDGSITPIETISPGADPYANTYLTLPGDYQIIVTNLTDTCTDATGIIIDQNLPSIDILNLTPANCNANGSITVQGNGGAGGPYTFAFMDAGTPPTPGDYDTVTTFFGPPGNYDVYVQDNSGCTSFAIAEIIPLDPPLPVPDIAVDNQCDVSAPLFDITVSMPLTVDTPRFTLGGVTLTTNPATFQVSSPGSYIVDVVDADGCTSQGTADVYDFLSASGSFTTETTCNNNDGEITIYPVGGSGDFDFDLTGNDHLGNPVTISQTNDPVFSNMLPGTYQVLVTDNLVTDGVSNCTFIVSNITLDAAIVPVILPTVPQDVTCNGDSDGSIDIVLQGGTDADSPISYQLVDFVSRAPIANNNSGSFPNLSPGSYEVEVLSARNCSALSGELVVGEPAAFSINASAPPFACESGANRYSSTIITVGIVDPGTVGSGYQYSITGFSNYQTSNTFEVVDNGATQNITVYAIDGNGCQSTFVLPALTPPTGVTSAIIENDLLNCTDDERVRIEVTGTSDFTVTTVSAVPVAPVTNAVGVSYVDVYLPATGDYIFEINDNSGGCIYPMPVHTVIDPIDPTVVISEAKAVSCFVPGDDGEMFIEVTDYIGVYTYNVYSSSDPTKTTILATGSFDTNNFPDINGDPARITGLTGGNFFVEVISDAVPFCTGDSNSATIRTPNGALQVDAIEIGNTGCNDDTGKIEATGQGGWDGSAYEYRLLVSSDGGITYPTEVVAFSNTNEFDTLPSGDYQVEIRDVEGCTDTFEINLPPVLQIDAGIREPLALQCPGGNNAVLEAYDPTTGDASTAIAGATGGYPGAGYNYRLLYLNSNNNTDITSTSGLQNTPTFVGASGGFISEGWYAIEVSSSFDCLFVTEAYYVDPPPPVEPKLVQTRVPGCGGLGEMRLTIENPDPLFTYEYLALENGVTIGTYTDMTGTSQLFPGNSGITYQFDVRKKNALNVCPAVTSNGITMTDASGLSLLPNSPVDPISCASELDGRIESFTNGGVGNNVFTLYIGQPTDGFNPGTATVFRGSQDHGTFEGLPEGTDYWVGVTSGVTCEAIDGPFSVIRPEPILFTSDAAPVTCNGQEDGSITLEVTSGGVGLIQFAIEPHFNEFFSDPLTPGVYTFEDLAAGDYEVLIQDENGCFEKDVLTVSEPDEVTITNVSTTPETCIGFADGTAQLTVTGGTPFVDPITSATYYETMLIGPNSDGSEVFVRNDNLFFDNLIGGETYIVFVQDAYLCGDDELIPIMIGVDLTAEAPVQYGCEGIFPNSTVNVEMQDTSLLPRLLFSLDVDDISLADTETTWGDLPPGDHTIYIYHENGCNNSVDFTIDPYDPLTISAVKTGPNELTASAAGGYGGYEYFFQGESYGSETIYTTNESTTVTVRVVDQNGCVAEVRVPFEFTGMLEIPNFFTPDGDNENDVWSPKNRDFFPNIEVKIYDRYGRVVAILDQVKNWDGNYDGSPVPTGDYWYVVNANDKSQIRYVGHFTLYR
- a CDS encoding prolyl oligopeptidase family serine peptidase codes for the protein METKVSETFNYYLYFPEDYEKKNQEKFPLLLFLHGGGESGESLDMMNKNGPPKLIKDGKDFPFLILAPQNPHKKKWWNTRAVIQLLDSVVAHNRVDVKRIYLTGLSRGGGAVWEMAVQYPSKFAAMAVVCGMAPLPYANWINKKLPIWVFHGDQDKVIPISESTNMVDKLRHMGYKVEFTIYEGVGHNSWENAYDTEELYTWFMKQKQQ
- a CDS encoding glycoside hydrolase family 9 protein; its protein translation is MRNKVLGVGLLTLLIIGLCIGCAGKQFPPDDNEYSDQIRLNQIGYYPNAVKKAVIVEVKGATDFSIVDRKTMYSVFEGKLSEQISWELSGEKVQIANFSDLTKTGKYILYIDCLGYSYPFEIRNNVLDQVFLGSVKAMYYQRMSTPLEEEFAGKWHRPMAHPDDNVSYHPSSGRNEGFLNSPGGWYDAGDYNKYVVNGSFPLGQFLSFHEQYPNTLKDNSLNIPESGNGTSDYLDELKYEMDWLLTMQDDDGGLFHKLTALNFQGMVMPHEATAKRYVVGKGTAASLDFSACAAKAYRVFKEIDANYAHKCLEASKRAYAWALENPDVEYLNPEIVSTGQYGDKDFLDEWFWANAELYISTGENEYLKKLTESDFNFEFVPGDNWTKFMRFMGMFALLDNKETLSSQIFESLKKGIILEADKLVERSNSLAYFQPLDDFQWGSNSDVLNAAIIIANAYRLNPKPDYLIAVQQAADYVLGANATGFSFVTGYGHKTPMFIHHRQSEADGIDEPIPGLIAGGPNFGKQDVADGVVYPENAPPMKSWVDQEPSYASNEICINWNSPLSYILGFLENESK
- a CDS encoding sulfatase, which produces MVSSVRVKLFFISFLIFGFSGVIKASSENNEDPVNPKKKKPRNVIFILTDDHRYDYMGFTGKVPWLETPNMDKLAQEGAYLPNTFVTTSLCSPSRASILTGQYSHSHTIVDNQAPDPGDLTYFPEYLEKSGYQTGFFGKWHMGSHGDEPQPGFTHWESFPGQGVYYNPTLNINGERVSYKDSTYITDLLTEHTIDWLKKRDKDKPFFAYLSHKAVHAGFKPARRHKGKYKGKRIALPATYDQTKTGAYRDLKWPQWVADQRISWHGVDYMYHDNRDIHEMVVDYCETLLGVDESVGAIMDYLKKEGLDESTMVIYMGDNGFSWGEHGLIDKRHFYEESVKVPLLVRCPELFDGGGTPAQMVQNIDIAPTILAEAGIEKPKNMPGVSFTPILTGEDNMKIRKEVFYEYYWEYDFPMTPTVFGMRTDQYKYIKYHGIWDRNELYDLKNDPDEMYNLIADPDKQDIAKSMSTAIYDWMQETNGMNIPLKRTVKYRFGDYKHKNEH
- a CDS encoding THUMP-like domain-containing protein codes for the protein MSVLFKKPIFEHVTQKELTEQIEAKLKSQKKLPTWFNNKNIYYPNKLNIEQCSSEITAEYKSRIIKGKSLVDLTGGFGVDSYFFSKKIEQVFHCEINRNLSEIVTHNYAILGVENILTKTANGIDFLEQSNASFEWIYLDPSRRSESKGKVFLLSDCTPNIIEHLPLCFEKSKNILIKTSPLLDISNGLKQLKNVKEVHIVALNNEVKELLWVLQHDYLGEVRIHTINLKKELEERYDFNWSEEKNTSLSTEKPLNYLYEPNVAILKSGAFKLLSNDFKISKLHEHSHLYTSNKLIQFPGRTFKILEILKYHKKNLRGFSGAKANITCRNFPESVAQIRRKSKIKDGGDSFLFFTKDYKESKIVIVCKKQKQDS